A window from Gemmatimonadaceae bacterium encodes these proteins:
- the fusA gene encoding elongation factor G, which translates to MPRTTDLKYYRNIGIMAHIDAGKTTTTERVLYYTGKSHKIGEVHDGAATMDWMEQEQERGITITSAATTCFWMRHGQSDQKGEGPEYRINIIDTPGHVDFTVEVERSLRVLDGAVALLDSVAGVEPQTETVWRQADRYKVPRMIFSNKMDRVGANFERCVEMIQDRLSKAALPIQLPVGSGELFTGHIDIIERKQYIFDNETMGKTFTVTDVPEEFKEKVEAARHALVEMVVEHDETLIEKYLGGEELTVEEIRHAIRAATCSMKFVPILCGASFKNKGVQALLDAVIDYLPAPNDVPAIEGHAPQHDATVETREVSDNVPFSALAFKVATDPFVGRLTFFRVYSGVLKAGAHVYNSTKDKRERIGRLLQMHANKREEIEEVRAGDIAAAIGLKDTRTGDTLSDEDKPIILEAMKFPTPVIDVAVEPKTKADQDKMGIALNKLAEEDPTFRVHTDAETGQTIISGMGELHLEIIVDRMMREFKVEANVGRPQVAYRETIKKRVEKIEGKFVRQSGGKGQYGHVVINAMPAEPGQGYVFEDKITGGVIPREFIKPVEMGIKEALENGILAGYPMVDVKVELVFGSYHDVDSSEMAFKIAGSMAIKEAARAATPVILEPMMKVEVVSPDQFFGDVLGDISARRGKIGGMTQRGEAQVIGATVPLSEMFGYSTKLRSMTQGRAVYSMEFSHYEEVPKAKADEIIAKVK; encoded by the coding sequence ATGCCTCGCACGACCGATCTCAAGTACTACCGGAACATCGGCATCATGGCGCACATCGATGCCGGCAAGACCACGACGACCGAGCGCGTCCTCTACTATACGGGGAAGTCGCACAAGATCGGCGAGGTCCACGACGGCGCGGCCACGATGGACTGGATGGAGCAGGAGCAGGAGCGCGGCATCACGATCACGTCCGCCGCGACGACGTGCTTCTGGATGCGCCACGGCCAGTCGGACCAGAAGGGCGAGGGGCCGGAGTACCGCATCAACATCATCGACACCCCGGGGCACGTGGACTTCACCGTCGAGGTGGAGCGTTCGCTCCGCGTGCTCGACGGCGCCGTGGCCCTGCTGGACTCGGTGGCGGGCGTGGAGCCGCAGACGGAGACCGTCTGGCGCCAGGCCGACCGCTACAAGGTCCCGCGCATGATCTTCTCGAACAAGATGGACCGTGTCGGCGCCAACTTCGAACGTTGCGTCGAGATGATCCAGGACCGCCTCTCCAAGGCGGCCCTGCCGATCCAGCTCCCGGTGGGTTCGGGCGAGCTGTTCACGGGCCACATCGACATCATCGAGCGCAAGCAGTACATCTTCGACAACGAGACGATGGGCAAGACCTTCACGGTCACCGACGTCCCGGAAGAGTTCAAGGAAAAGGTCGAGGCCGCGCGCCACGCGCTGGTCGAGATGGTCGTCGAGCACGACGAGACGCTCATCGAGAAGTACCTCGGCGGCGAGGAGCTGACCGTCGAGGAGATCCGCCACGCCATCCGCGCGGCGACCTGCTCGATGAAGTTCGTGCCGATCCTCTGCGGCGCCTCGTTCAAGAACAAGGGCGTGCAGGCCCTGCTCGACGCGGTCATCGACTACCTGCCGGCGCCGAACGACGTGCCCGCCATCGAGGGCCACGCGCCGCAGCACGATGCGACTGTCGAGACCCGCGAGGTGTCCGACAACGTCCCGTTCTCCGCGCTGGCGTTCAAGGTCGCCACCGACCCCTTCGTCGGCCGCCTGACGTTCTTCCGCGTGTACTCCGGCGTGCTCAAGGCCGGCGCCCACGTCTACAACAGCACCAAGGACAAGCGCGAGCGCATCGGTCGCCTCCTGCAGATGCACGCCAACAAGCGTGAGGAGATCGAGGAAGTGCGCGCCGGCGACATCGCCGCCGCCATCGGCCTCAAGGACACGCGCACCGGCGACACGCTCTCCGACGAGGACAAGCCGATCATCCTCGAGGCCATGAAGTTCCCGACGCCCGTCATCGACGTCGCGGTCGAGCCAAAGACCAAGGCCGACCAGGACAAGATGGGCATCGCGCTGAACAAGCTGGCCGAGGAAGACCCGACCTTCCGCGTCCACACGGACGCCGAGACGGGCCAGACGATCATCTCGGGCATGGGCGAGCTGCACCTCGAGATCATCGTCGACCGCATGATGCGCGAGTTCAAGGTCGAGGCGAACGTGGGCCGTCCGCAGGTGGCCTACCGCGAGACGATCAAGAAGCGCGTCGAGAAGATCGAGGGCAAGTTCGTCCGCCAGTCCGGCGGCAAGGGCCAGTACGGCCACGTGGTCATCAATGCGATGCCCGCCGAGCCGGGCCAGGGCTACGTCTTCGAGGACAAGATCACGGGCGGTGTCATCCCGCGCGAGTTCATCAAGCCGGTCGAGATGGGCATCAAGGAAGCCCTCGAGAACGGCATCCTCGCCGGCTACCCGATGGTGGACGTGAAGGTCGAGCTGGTCTTCGGCTCGTATCACGACGTCGACTCGTCGGAAATGGCGTTCAAGATCGCCGGCTCGATGGCCATCAAGGAGGCCGCGCGCGCCGCGACCCCGGTCATCCTCGAGCCCATGATGAAGGTCGAGGTCGTCAGCCCCGACCAGTTCTTCGGCGATGTGCTGGGCGACATCTCCGCCCGCCGCGGCAAGATCGGCGGCATGACGCAGCGCGGCGAGGCCCAGGTCATCGGTGCCACCGTGCCGCTCTCCGAGATGTTCGGCTACTCCACCAAGCTCCGCTCGATGACGCAGGGTCGCGCGGTCTACTCGATGGAGTTCTCGCACTACGAGGAAGTGCCGAAGGCGAAGGCGGACGAGATCATCGCGAAGGTCAAGTAG
- the tuf gene encoding elongation factor Tu: MAKAKFERTKPHVNVGTIGHVDHGKTTTTAALTKISADKFGNTKYVAYDEVAKASESQGRRDATKILTIATSHVEYETDARHYAHVDCPGHADYVKNMITGAAQMDGAILVVSAVDGPMPQTREHILLARQVNVPKIVVFLNKCDLVEDAELLDLVELEVRELLSKYNYDGDNAPVIRGSASNAIAGDPKWVATIEELYSALDTYIPEPVREVDKPFLLPVEDVFSITGRGTVATGRIERGKCKVGEELEFVGYNSDKKTVVTGVEMFRKLLDEGFAGDNVGLLLRGVDKKEIERGMVLAKPGSIKPHTKFQAEVYVLTKEEGGRHTPFFKGYRPQFYFRTTDVTGAIELPEGTEMVMPGDNVQMTIELIIPIAMEEQLRFAIREGGRTVGAGVVTKILA; this comes from the coding sequence ATGGCCAAGGCAAAGTTCGAGCGGACCAAGCCGCACGTGAACGTGGGCACGATCGGCCACGTCGACCACGGCAAGACCACCACCACGGCCGCCCTGACCAAGATCTCGGCGGACAAGTTCGGCAACACGAAGTACGTCGCCTACGACGAGGTCGCGAAGGCGTCCGAGTCGCAGGGTCGTCGTGATGCCACCAAGATCCTCACGATCGCCACGTCGCACGTGGAGTACGAGACGGACGCGCGCCACTACGCGCACGTCGACTGCCCCGGCCACGCCGACTACGTGAAGAACATGATCACGGGCGCCGCGCAGATGGACGGCGCGATCCTCGTGGTGTCGGCCGTCGACGGCCCGATGCCGCAGACCCGTGAGCACATCCTCCTGGCCCGCCAGGTGAACGTGCCGAAGATCGTGGTCTTCCTGAACAAGTGCGACCTCGTCGAGGACGCCGAGCTCCTCGACCTCGTCGAGCTCGAGGTCCGCGAGCTGCTCTCCAAGTACAACTACGACGGCGACAACGCCCCGGTCATCCGCGGCTCGGCGTCCAACGCCATCGCCGGCGACCCGAAGTGGGTGGCCACGATCGAGGAGCTCTACAGCGCCCTCGACACGTACATCCCGGAGCCCGTCCGCGAGGTCGACAAGCCCTTCCTGCTCCCCGTCGAGGACGTGTTCTCGATCACGGGCCGTGGCACGGTGGCGACCGGTCGTATCGAGCGCGGCAAGTGCAAGGTCGGTGAGGAGCTCGAGTTCGTGGGCTACAACTCGGACAAGAAGACCGTCGTCACCGGCGTTGAGATGTTCCGCAAGCTGCTGGACGAGGGCTTCGCCGGCGACAACGTCGGCCTCCTCCTCCGCGGCGTGGACAAGAAGGAAATCGAGCGCGGCATGGTGCTCGCCAAGCCCGGCTCGATCAAGCCGCACACGAAGTTCCAGGCCGAGGTCTACGTCCTCACGAAGGAAGAGGGCGGCCGCCACACGCCGTTCTTCAAGGGCTACCGCCCGCAGTTCTACTTCCGCACGACGGACGTGACCGGTGCCATCGAGCTGCCCGAGGGCACGGAGATGGTCATGCCGGGCGACAACGTGCAGATGACGATCGAGCTCATCATCCCGATCGCGATGGAGGAGCAGCTGCGCTTCGCCATCCGTGAGGGCGGCCGCACCGTGGGTGCCGGCGTGGTGACCAAGATCCTCGCCTAA
- the rpsJ gene encoding 30S ribosomal protein S10: MAGRIRIRLKAFDHAVIDQASADIVRTAEKTGAQISGPIPLPTKTQRWTVLRSPHVDKKSREQFELKTHKRVIDILDSKAVTVDALTKLDLPAGVDVEIKVE, translated from the coding sequence ATGGCTGGACGTATTCGCATCCGTCTCAAGGCATTCGATCACGCGGTGATCGACCAGGCCTCGGCGGACATCGTGCGGACCGCGGAGAAGACCGGGGCCCAGATCTCGGGTCCGATCCCGCTCCCCACGAAGACGCAGCGCTGGACGGTCCTCCGTTCGCCGCACGTCGACAAGAAGTCGCGTGAGCAGTTCGAGCTGAAGACGCACAAGCGGGTGATCGACATCCTCGACTCGAAGGCCGTGACGGTGGACGCGCTGACCAAGCTCGATCTGCCGGCCGGTGTCGATGTCGAGATCAAGGTTGAGTAA
- the rplC gene encoding 50S ribosomal protein L3 has product MIGIIGKKLGMTQIFDDKGQQIPCTVVEATPNPVTKVVTSEQAGFASVELGYGAQRLPRESKKGEKTPKGRRANKAVIGHAKKAGLETPPAVLRSFRLDDAPGKAEVPTYNVGDVIKVDIFAPGEIVKVTGTSKGRGFQGVVKRHGFGGGPNTHGNTKHRRPGSIGPGTDPSRVIKGKKMPGHYGAARHTQINLRVEKIDAERNLIYIRGSVAGPTNGIVLVRKQG; this is encoded by the coding sequence ATGATCGGAATCATCGGGAAGAAGCTGGGCATGACCCAGATCTTCGACGACAAGGGGCAGCAGATCCCCTGCACGGTGGTGGAGGCCACGCCGAATCCCGTCACGAAGGTCGTGACGTCGGAGCAGGCGGGCTTTGCTTCCGTCGAGCTCGGCTATGGCGCACAGCGCCTGCCGCGCGAGTCGAAGAAGGGAGAGAAGACGCCGAAGGGCCGTCGCGCGAACAAGGCCGTCATCGGGCACGCCAAGAAGGCGGGCCTCGAGACGCCGCCCGCCGTGCTGCGTTCCTTCCGGCTGGACGATGCGCCTGGGAAGGCCGAGGTGCCGACGTACAACGTCGGTGACGTGATCAAGGTGGACATCTTCGCCCCCGGCGAGATCGTCAAGGTCACCGGCACGTCGAAGGGCCGCGGCTTCCAGGGCGTGGTGAAGCGCCACGGCTTCGGCGGTGGTCCCAACACCCACGGCAACACCAAGCACCGGCGCCCCGGCTCCATCGGCCCCGGCACCGACCCGTCGCGCGTCATCAAGGGCAAGAAGATGCCCGGCCACTACGGCGCCGCGCGGCACACCCAGATCAACCTCCGCGTCGAGAAGATCGATGCCGAGCGCAACCTGATCTATATCCGCGGCTCCGTCGCCGGCCCGACCAACGGGATCGTCCTCGTCCGCAAGCAGGGCTAA
- the rplD gene encoding 50S ribosomal protein L4 encodes MSDNNNFQAATFTALGTPRDKVALPAATFDGTVNLPVMHQAVKAQLANARQGTHATKTRRWVVGGNQKPWKQKGTGRARQGSTRAPNWVGGGTVFGPQPRGYEQKVPKQIKALARKSALNARAREESVFVIDRFAYDKPKTAQLVQLLARLELNHKKALILTDGVKPNVYLSGRNIPNVIVMPYSDASTYDLLWSDVVLVEAGAIGQELEPVAEKAVEKVKVARKKASPAKAEKAAAKAEKKKAPAAKKAAAKKPAAKKPAAKKPAAKKAAAKKPAAKKAAAKKAPAKKKGK; translated from the coding sequence ATGTCCGACAACAACAACTTCCAGGCCGCCACGTTCACGGCGCTCGGCACCCCGCGCGACAAGGTCGCGCTGCCGGCCGCGACGTTCGACGGCACTGTCAACCTGCCGGTCATGCACCAGGCGGTGAAGGCGCAGCTCGCCAACGCCCGCCAGGGCACGCACGCCACCAAGACCCGCCGCTGGGTCGTCGGTGGCAACCAGAAGCCGTGGAAGCAGAAGGGCACCGGCCGCGCCCGTCAGGGCTCGACCCGCGCCCCGAACTGGGTCGGCGGCGGCACCGTGTTCGGTCCGCAGCCCCGTGGCTACGAGCAGAAGGTCCCCAAGCAGATCAAGGCGCTGGCCCGCAAGTCCGCGCTCAACGCCCGCGCCCGCGAGGAGTCGGTGTTCGTCATCGACCGCTTCGCCTACGACAAGCCCAAGACGGCCCAGCTCGTGCAGCTGCTGGCCCGCCTCGAGCTCAATCATAAGAAGGCGCTGATCCTCACCGACGGCGTGAAGCCGAACGTGTACCTCTCGGGCCGCAACATCCCGAACGTCATCGTGATGCCGTACAGCGACGCCAGCACCTACGACCTGCTCTGGTCGGACGTGGTGCTCGTCGAGGCGGGCGCGATCGGCCAGGAGCTGGAGCCGGTGGCCGAGAAGGCGGTCGAGAAGGTGAAGGTCGCCCGCAAGAAGGCCTCGCCGGCCAAGGCCGAGAAGGCCGCGGCGAAGGCCGAGAAGAAGAAGGCGCCGGCCGCGAAGAAGGCCGCCGCCAAGAAGCCGGCGGCGAAGAAGCCCGCTGCCAAGAAGCCGGCCGCCAAGAAGGCCGCTGCCAAGAAGCCGGCGGCGAAGAAGGCGGCTGCCAAGAAGGCCCCTGCCAAGAAGAAGGGGAAGTAA
- a CDS encoding 50S ribosomal protein L23, which translates to MPTTHRTIVRPIVTEKTSAAYQSRGEYTFEVHPTANKIAIKQAIESLFGVKVTGVWTSQQRGKPRRVGSTSGLRPRWKKAIVTLKAGDTIEIFEG; encoded by the coding sequence ATGCCGACTACGCATCGCACCATCGTCCGGCCCATCGTCACCGAGAAGACCTCGGCGGCGTACCAGAGCCGTGGCGAGTACACGTTCGAGGTCCATCCGACCGCGAACAAGATTGCCATCAAGCAGGCCATCGAGTCGCTCTTCGGGGTGAAGGTGACGGGGGTCTGGACCTCGCAGCAGCGCGGGAAGCCGCGTCGCGTGGGGTCGACGTCCGGCCTGCGGCCGCGGTGGAAGAAGGCCATCGTGACGCTCAAGGCGGGCGACACGATCGAGATCTTCGAGGGCTGA
- the rplB gene encoding 50S ribosomal protein L2, which yields MGIRQFKPVSAATRFRSVSDNAEITRSTPEKSLTEPLKKSGGRDNHGHISMRRLGGGHKRKYRIIDFKRNKHGVTATVQHIEYDPNRSARIALVEYADGEKRYILHPKGLAVGDTIVSGKGSDVRTGNAMPLKEVPLGTAVHNVELKPGKGGQMARSAGTSLQVVAKEGDYVTLRMASTEMRLIHGDCLATIGEVGNAEHELVSWGKAGKTRWMGRRPKVRGEVMNPVDHPHGGRTRGGRNVVSPWGKKEGVKTRNKKKASQRLIVRGRKRGKATQS from the coding sequence ATGGGTATCCGTCAATTCAAGCCGGTGAGCGCCGCGACGCGGTTCCGTTCCGTGTCCGACAACGCCGAGATCACGCGCAGCACGCCGGAGAAGTCGCTGACCGAGCCGCTCAAGAAGAGCGGTGGTCGTGACAACCACGGCCACATCTCGATGCGCCGCCTCGGCGGTGGTCACAAGCGCAAGTACCGCATCATCGATTTCAAGCGCAACAAGCACGGCGTCACGGCGACCGTGCAGCACATCGAGTACGACCCGAACCGTTCGGCGCGCATCGCGCTGGTCGAGTACGCGGACGGCGAGAAGCGCTACATCCTGCACCCCAAGGGCCTCGCGGTGGGCGACACCATCGTGAGCGGCAAGGGGTCGGACGTGCGCACGGGCAACGCGATGCCGCTCAAGGAGGTGCCGCTGGGCACCGCCGTGCACAACGTGGAGCTCAAGCCGGGCAAGGGCGGCCAGATGGCCCGCTCGGCCGGCACCTCGCTGCAGGTGGTCGCGAAGGAAGGCGACTACGTGACGCTGCGCATGGCCAGCACCGAGATGCGCCTGATCCACGGCGATTGCCTCGCCACCATCGGTGAGGTCGGCAACGCCGAGCACGAGCTGGTCTCGTGGGGCAAGGCCGGCAAGACGCGCTGGATGGGGCGTCGCCCGAAGGTGCGCGGTGAAGTGATGAACCCGGTGGACCACCCGCACGGTGGCCGCACGCGCGGCGGCCGCAACGTGGTGAGCCCCTGGGGCAAGAAGGAGGGCGTCAAGACGCGCAACAAGAAGAAGGCGTCGCAGCGTCTGATTGTCCGTGGCCGGAAGCGCGGCAAGGCCACCCAGAGCTGA
- the rpsS gene encoding 30S ribosomal protein S19, with translation MSRSIKKGPFIQEALLKRVVAMNAKNEKKVVKTWSRASTVIPEFVGHTFAVHNGNKFIPVYVTENMVGHKLGEFAPTRLFRGHTGNNKTDKKAAPAAAAAPAKGGK, from the coding sequence ATGTCACGTTCCATCAAGAAGGGCCCGTTCATCCAGGAGGCGCTGCTCAAGCGCGTCGTGGCGATGAACGCCAAGAACGAGAAGAAGGTCGTGAAGACCTGGTCGCGCGCGAGCACGGTGATCCCCGAGTTCGTCGGGCACACGTTCGCCGTGCACAACGGCAACAAGTTCATCCCGGTCTACGTGACGGAGAACATGGTCGGGCACAAGCTCGGCGAGTTTGCCCCGACGCGCCTCTTCCGTGGCCACACCGGCAACAACAAGACCGACAAGAAGGCGGCGCCCGCTGCGGCGGCGGCCCCGGCCAAGGGAGGCAAGTAA
- the rplV gene encoding 50S ribosomal protein L22, which yields MTEARAIQRTTRQSPYKMRLVIDQIRGLPVNDALSMLKFSKKHAAQQISKVLSSAVANAEQAAKQNNAALDVDALYVKHAIVNEGPKLKRWTPAAMGRATPMIKRTSHVEIVVAEKEGR from the coding sequence ATGACCGAGGCACGGGCCATCCAGCGGACGACGCGGCAGTCGCCCTACAAGATGCGGCTGGTCATTGACCAGATCCGAGGGCTGCCGGTCAACGACGCGCTCTCGATGCTGAAGTTCAGCAAGAAGCACGCGGCGCAGCAGATCTCCAAGGTGCTGTCGTCGGCCGTCGCCAACGCCGAGCAGGCCGCGAAGCAGAACAACGCGGCGCTCGACGTGGACGCGCTGTACGTGAAGCACGCGATCGTGAACGAGGGACCGAAGCTCAAGCGGTGGACGCCGGCGGCCATGGGCCGGGCGACGCCGATGATCAAGCGAACCAGCCACGTCGAGATCGTCGTGGCCGAGAAGGAAGGTCGATAA
- the rpsC gene encoding 30S ribosomal protein S3: MGQKTHPVGFRLGVSTQHRSKWFAKKDFPALLKEDALLRKYLKARLSGAAIAEVTIERKPGKVVVTIHTGRPGVVIGKKGQAVEELKTELQQLTGKEVGVNVEEIKRPEIEAQLVADNIAAQLAQRISFRRAMKRAVQSAMRMGAEGIKVKCSGRLGGAEIARVEGYHEGRVPLHTLRADIDYATSTAKTTFGTIGVKVWIFKGEVIEGRRGNSTYSSDA, encoded by the coding sequence ATGGGACAGAAGACGCATCCGGTTGGCTTCCGCCTCGGCGTGAGCACCCAGCACCGGTCCAAGTGGTTCGCCAAGAAGGACTTCCCGGCGCTGCTCAAGGAAGACGCGCTGCTCCGGAAGTACCTCAAGGCGCGTCTCTCGGGCGCGGCCATCGCCGAAGTCACCATCGAGCGGAAGCCGGGGAAGGTCGTCGTGACCATCCACACCGGCCGTCCGGGCGTGGTCATCGGCAAGAAGGGCCAGGCGGTCGAGGAGCTCAAGACCGAGCTCCAGCAGCTGACGGGCAAGGAAGTCGGCGTGAACGTCGAGGAGATCAAGCGCCCGGAGATCGAGGCGCAGCTCGTCGCCGACAACATCGCCGCCCAGCTGGCGCAGCGCATCTCGTTCCGTCGCGCCATGAAGCGCGCGGTGCAGAGCGCGATGCGCATGGGCGCCGAGGGCATCAAGGTGAAGTGCTCGGGCCGCCTCGGTGGCGCCGAGATCGCACGCGTCGAGGGCTACCACGAGGGGCGGGTGCCCCTCCACACGCTCCGCGCGGACATTGACTACGCGACGTCGACCGCGAAGACCACCTTCGGCACCATCGGTGTGAAGGTCTGGATCTTCAAGGGCGAGGTCATCGAGGGTCGTCGGGGCAACTCGACGTACTCCTCGGACGCCTAA
- the rplP gene encoding 50S ribosomal protein L16, which yields MLAPKRVKFRKMFKGRTTGLARRGATVAFGHFGLQALEPGWITARQIEAARVALTRHIKRGGKVWIRIFPDKPVTKKPAETRMGKGKGSPELWVAVVKPGRVLFEIEGVTKEIAQQALGLAAAKLGVKTKFVVREEAQGNEG from the coding sequence ATGCTGGCACCGAAGCGGGTCAAGTTCCGCAAGATGTTCAAGGGGCGCACGACGGGTCTGGCCCGTCGCGGCGCGACGGTGGCCTTTGGCCACTTTGGATTGCAGGCGCTGGAGCCGGGCTGGATCACGGCGCGCCAGATCGAGGCCGCGCGCGTGGCGCTCACGCGCCACATCAAGCGCGGCGGCAAGGTCTGGATCCGGATCTTCCCCGACAAGCCGGTGACGAAGAAGCCCGCCGAGACCCGCATGGGTAAGGGCAAGGGCTCGCCGGAACTCTGGGTGGCGGTGGTCAAGCCTGGCCGCGTGCTGTTCGAGATCGAGGGTGTGACGAAGGAGATCGCGCAGCAGGCGTTGGGATTGGCCGCCGCCAAGCTGGGCGTGAAGACCAAGTTCGTGGTGCGCGAGGAGGCGCAGGGCAATGAAGGCTGA
- the rpmC gene encoding 50S ribosomal protein L29 — translation MKADQIRELSVDEIRTRLGELEEEKFRLRFRGATEALENPLRLRTIRRDIARLQTVLREKAQKMEAAR, via the coding sequence ATGAAGGCTGATCAGATTCGGGAACTGAGTGTGGACGAGATCCGCACGCGTCTCGGCGAGCTGGAGGAGGAGAAGTTCCGTCTCCGCTTCCGCGGCGCCACGGAGGCGCTCGAGAACCCGCTGCGCCTGCGCACCATCCGCCGCGACATCGCGCGGCTTCAGACGGTGCTCCGCGAGAAGGCCCAGAAGATGGAGGCCGCGCGCTAA
- the rpsQ gene encoding 30S ribosomal protein S17, translating to MAETVNSAAASRATRKVRQGLVVSDKMAKTIVVAIERRVPHPVYGKMVTRTKRLKAHDEENSAKVGDTVRIVETRPLSKDKRWRLLEIVERAR from the coding sequence ATGGCTGAAACCGTGAATTCCGCCGCCGCGAGCCGGGCCACCCGCAAGGTGCGTCAGGGCCTGGTCGTGAGCGACAAGATGGCCAAGACAATCGTGGTCGCGATCGAGCGTCGCGTGCCGCACCCCGTGTACGGGAAGATGGTGACGCGGACCAAGCGCCTGAAGGCGCACGACGAGGAGAACTCGGCGAAGGTCGGCGACACCGTCCGCATCGTGGAGACCCGCCCGCTGTCGAAGGACAAGCGCTGGCGCCTCCTCGAGATCGTCGAGCGCGCGCGCTAA
- the rplN gene encoding 50S ribosomal protein L14, with amino-acid sequence MIQQESVVKVADNSGAKRALVIRVLGGTRRRYAGLGDKVVVAVKDALPNGTVKKSDVAKAVVVRTVKETRRKDGSYIKFDENAVVIIDDKGEPRATRIFGPVARELRDKRYMKIVSLAPEVL; translated from the coding sequence ATGATCCAGCAAGAGAGTGTGGTGAAGGTGGCGGACAACTCGGGCGCCAAGCGGGCGCTCGTGATCCGCGTGCTCGGCGGGACGCGCCGTCGCTATGCCGGCCTTGGCGACAAGGTCGTCGTGGCGGTGAAGGACGCGCTCCCCAACGGCACCGTGAAGAAGAGCGACGTGGCCAAGGCCGTCGTCGTCCGCACCGTCAAGGAGACCCGCCGCAAGGACGGGTCCTACATCAAGTTCGACGAGAACGCCGTGGTCATCATCGATGACAAGGGCGAGCCGCGTGCCACGCGCATCTTCGGGCCCGTCGCCCGCGAGCTGCGTGACAAGCGCTATATGAAGATCGTGTCGCTGGCCCCTGAGGTGCTGTAA
- the rplX gene encoding 50S ribosomal protein L24 has protein sequence MRILTHRKTRGKKNVLRHARNADRVETKITKGDTVRVMRGDDAGKDGKVIRVYLKTGRVTIEGINIVKKHRRARTADEQSGIIEMPAPVALSNVMLLDPKSGEPTRVRAKIDADGTKERISAKSGSPIPRSR, from the coding sequence ATGCGTATCCTGACCCATCGCAAGACGCGCGGGAAGAAGAACGTCCTGCGCCACGCCCGCAACGCCGATCGCGTCGAGACCAAGATCACCAAGGGTGATACGGTCCGCGTGATGCGCGGCGACGACGCCGGCAAGGACGGCAAGGTCATCCGCGTCTACCTGAAGACGGGCCGCGTGACGATCGAGGGCATCAACATCGTGAAGAAGCACCGTCGCGCGCGCACGGCCGACGAGCAGTCGGGCATCATCGAGATGCCGGCGCCCGTCGCGCTGTCGAACGTGATGCTGCTGGACCCCAAGTCGGGCGAGCCGACGCGCGTGCGCGCGAAGATCGACGCCGACGGTACGAAGGAGCGCATCAGCGCCAAGAGCGGGTCTCCCATCCCGCGCAGCCGCTGA
- the rplE gene encoding 50S ribosomal protein L5, translating to MLPKDHKGVGLPVPAPRLQKHYQSVVRAKLMQQFGLKNPHQLPNLSKITLNVGMGEAIKQPKVLDAIVDEMATITGQKPVRTKAKKSIANFGQREGQEIGVSVTLRGARMWEFMDRFVSTAIPRIRDFRGLSTRSFDGRGNYSLGVKEQMIFPEINYDLVEQIHGMDITFVTTTNRDDLAFALLRELGMPFRGDDKPIVVQG from the coding sequence ATGCTGCCGAAGGACCATAAGGGAGTGGGGCTGCCGGTGCCGGCGCCCCGCCTCCAGAAGCACTACCAGTCGGTGGTGCGCGCGAAGCTGATGCAGCAGTTCGGGCTCAAGAACCCGCACCAGCTGCCCAACCTCTCGAAGATCACGCTGAACGTCGGCATGGGCGAGGCCATCAAGCAGCCCAAGGTGCTCGACGCGATCGTGGACGAGATGGCCACCATCACCGGCCAGAAGCCGGTGCGCACCAAGGCCAAGAAGTCCATCGCGAACTTCGGCCAGCGCGAAGGCCAGGAGATCGGCGTGTCGGTGACGCTGCGCGGCGCGCGGATGTGGGAGTTCATGGACCGCTTCGTGTCCACGGCCATCCCGCGCATCCGTGACTTCCGTGGGCTGTCCACCCGCTCGTTCGACGGCCGTGGCAACTACAGCCTCGGCGTGAAGGAGCAGATGATCTTCCCCGAGATCAACTATGACCTCGTGGAGCAGATCCACGGCATGGACATCACGTTCGTGACGACCACGAACCGCGACGACCTGGCCTTCGCGCTCCTCCGGGAGCTCGGGATGCCGTTCCGCGGCGATGACAAGCCCATCGTCGTCCAGGGCTGA
- the rpsN gene encoding 30S ribosomal protein S14 encodes MAKKSTIEKNERRKAMAAKQAAKRAALGAVVKSVTASDEEKRAAQVALQKLPRNGAKARIRNRCQMTGRSRGNIRTFGLSRIAFREMALQGLIPGVRKASW; translated from the coding sequence ATGGCAAAGAAGAGCACGATCGAGAAGAACGAGCGCCGCAAGGCGATGGCGGCCAAGCAGGCCGCGAAGCGTGCCGCGCTCGGCGCCGTGGTGAAGAGCGTCACGGCCAGCGACGAGGAGAAGCGGGCGGCGCAGGTCGCGCTGCAGAAGCTGCCTCGGAACGGTGCCAAGGCCCGTATCCGCAACCGCTGCCAAATGACCGGCCGCAGCCGCGGAAACATCCGCACCTTCGGCCTGAGCCGTATCGCGTTCCGCGAGATGGCGCTGCAGGGGCTGATTCCGGGGGTTCGGAAGGCGTCGTGGTAG